A stretch of Oncorhynchus mykiss isolate Arlee chromosome 14, USDA_OmykA_1.1, whole genome shotgun sequence DNA encodes these proteins:
- the arr3b gene encoding arrestin-C isoform X2 gives MAKVYKKTSGNESIALYLGKRDFVDHVESVDIVDGVIKVDPAELEGRKVWVYLACAFRYGSDDLDVIGLSFRKDIWVKRMQIYPVVGTNPANTPMQEALLKKCGDQGHPFTFTIDTNLPCSVGLQPAPEDAGKSCGVDYEVKAYIAKEADDPDEKISKKDTCRLIIRKIQFAPGKVGAGPKADISKNFMMSDKPVHLEASIEKELYFHGDPIPVNVKINNETTKVVKKIKITVEQTTEVLLYQSDKYSKTVLTEEFAEEIKGESTLEKTFTVIPLLSNNKEKRGLAVDGRLKDEDTNLASTTIIRPGMDKGMQGIMVSYKIKVNLLVSSGGLLGGLTASDVGVEVPLVLMSPKPADVPVE, from the exons ATGGCAAA AGTCTACAAGAAGACCAGTGGCAACGAATCA ATTGCTCTCTACCTGGGGAAGAGAGACTTTGTGGACCATGTGGAGAGTGTTGACATCGTCG ATGGGGTGATCAAGGTGGACCCCGCTGAACTTGAAGGCAGGAAAG TATGGGTGTATCTGGCATGCGCCTTCCGTTATGGTAGTGACGACCTGGATGTGATCGGGCTGTCATTCAGAAAAGACATCTGGGTTAAAAGGATGCAGATCTACCCTGTTGTTGGCACCAATCCAGCCAACACCCCCATGCAGGAGGCCCTCCTGAAGAAATGTGGGGACCAAGGCCATCCCTTCACTTTCACT ATTGATACCAACCTGCCATGCTCAGTCGGCCTTCAGCCCGCACCAGAGGATGCTGGCAAG TCTTGTGGTGTTGACTATGAGGTGAAAGCATACATCGCCAAGGAGGCAGATGACCCTGATGAGAAAATTAGCAAGAA GGACACTTGCCGTCTGATCATTCGTAAGATCCAGTTTGCCCCAGGCAAAGTGGGTGCTGGACCAAAGGCTGACATCAGCAAGAACTTCATGATGTCTGACAAGCCAGTCCACCTGGAGGCCTCCATAGAGAAGGAG CTCTATTTCCATGGAGACCCAATCCCTGTAAATGTCAAAATCAACAATGAAACCACCAAAGTGGTGAAGAAAATCAAAATTACAG TTGAGCAGACAACAGAGGTGTTGCTTTACCAGTCTGATAAATATTCCAAGACGGTTCTTACTGAGGAATTTGC GGAGGAAATAAAAGGTGAATCCACCCTGGAGAAGACGTTCACGGTGATTCCTCTGCTGTCCAACAACAAAGAGAAGCGTGGTCTGGCCGTGGACGGCAGACTAAAGGATGAGGATACCAACCTGGCTTCCACCACAAT cATCCGTCCTGGCATGGATAAAGGAATGCAGGGAATCATGGTCTCTTACAAAATCAAGGTGAACCTCTTGGTCTCCAGCGGAGGCCTCTTGGGAGGCCTAACAGCCAG TGATGTCGGAGTAGAAGTCCCCTTGGTATTGATGTCCCCCAAACCCGCAGATGT CCCAGTGGAGTAA
- the arr3b gene encoding arrestin-C isoform X1, protein MAKVYKKTSGNESIALYLGKRDFVDHVESVDIVDGVIKVDPAELEGRKVWVYLACAFRYGSDDLDVIGLSFRKDIWVKRMQIYPVVGTNPANTPMQEALLKKCGDQGHPFTFTIDTNLPCSVGLQPAPEDAGKSCGVDYEVKAYIAKEADDPDEKISKKDTCRLIIRKIQFAPGKVGAGPKADISKNFMMSDKPVHLEASIEKELYFHGDPIPVNVKINNETTKVVKKIKITVEQTTEVLLYQSDKYSKTVLTEEFAEEIKGESTLEKTFTVIPLLSNNKEKRGLAVDGRLKDEDTNLASTTIIRPGMDKGMQGIMVSYKIKVNLLVSSGGLLGGLTASDVGVEVPLVLMSPKPADVTDIKFE, encoded by the exons ATGGCAAA AGTCTACAAGAAGACCAGTGGCAACGAATCA ATTGCTCTCTACCTGGGGAAGAGAGACTTTGTGGACCATGTGGAGAGTGTTGACATCGTCG ATGGGGTGATCAAGGTGGACCCCGCTGAACTTGAAGGCAGGAAAG TATGGGTGTATCTGGCATGCGCCTTCCGTTATGGTAGTGACGACCTGGATGTGATCGGGCTGTCATTCAGAAAAGACATCTGGGTTAAAAGGATGCAGATCTACCCTGTTGTTGGCACCAATCCAGCCAACACCCCCATGCAGGAGGCCCTCCTGAAGAAATGTGGGGACCAAGGCCATCCCTTCACTTTCACT ATTGATACCAACCTGCCATGCTCAGTCGGCCTTCAGCCCGCACCAGAGGATGCTGGCAAG TCTTGTGGTGTTGACTATGAGGTGAAAGCATACATCGCCAAGGAGGCAGATGACCCTGATGAGAAAATTAGCAAGAA GGACACTTGCCGTCTGATCATTCGTAAGATCCAGTTTGCCCCAGGCAAAGTGGGTGCTGGACCAAAGGCTGACATCAGCAAGAACTTCATGATGTCTGACAAGCCAGTCCACCTGGAGGCCTCCATAGAGAAGGAG CTCTATTTCCATGGAGACCCAATCCCTGTAAATGTCAAAATCAACAATGAAACCACCAAAGTGGTGAAGAAAATCAAAATTACAG TTGAGCAGACAACAGAGGTGTTGCTTTACCAGTCTGATAAATATTCCAAGACGGTTCTTACTGAGGAATTTGC GGAGGAAATAAAAGGTGAATCCACCCTGGAGAAGACGTTCACGGTGATTCCTCTGCTGTCCAACAACAAAGAGAAGCGTGGTCTGGCCGTGGACGGCAGACTAAAGGATGAGGATACCAACCTGGCTTCCACCACAAT cATCCGTCCTGGCATGGATAAAGGAATGCAGGGAATCATGGTCTCTTACAAAATCAAGGTGAACCTCTTGGTCTCCAGCGGAGGCCTCTTGGGAGGCCTAACAGCCAG TGATGTCGGAGTAGAAGTCCCCTTGGTATTGATGTCCCCCAAACCCGCAGATGT AACGGATATCAAATTTGAGTAG